In Desulfosporosinus youngiae DSM 17734, the genomic stretch ATATGGGACCCGCTGGCTTTCTCGAACATCTCGAGTAAACGGGTTATGGTCATGTTAGTGCGGTCTTGTCCTTTTATATCGAGAATTACCCGACCCTCGTGCATCATGATCGTCCGATTCCCAAAGGTGAGGGCGTGGTCAAGATTATGGGTGATCATCAAGGTTGTGAGTTGTTGTTGTTCTGTCACACCAGCAGTTAATGCCAGGACCTTTTCAGCCGTCTTGGGATCGAGGGCCGCAGTGTGTTCGTCAAGCAGCAGCAGCTTAGGTTTTAGCAAGGTCGCCATAAGCAAGGTCAAAGCTTGGCGTTGTCCCCCTGATAAGAGACTGACACGATTGGTTAAGCGGTTTTCCAGTCCTAAACCGAGCTTCTCCAGTTCCATGCGAAACAAGTCTCTTTCTTTAGAACCAATGGCGCGGCGTAAGCGCCGGCCTTTTCCTCTGCGAAAGGCCATGATAAGATTTTCTTCAATGGTCATGGAGGCTGCCGTACCGGATAAAGGGTCTTGGAAAACCCGGCTAATCAAATCTGCTCGTTTATGCGCAGGAAGACCCGTGATATCGGCACTCTCGATGGAGATTTTTCCGGAATCCACCGGAAAATTTCCTGCAATGGCGTTCAAAAGAGTGGATTTACCGGCTCCATTGCTCCCAATGACCGTAACAAAATCATTGGGTAAGAGTTCCAAATTAACCTTATCCAAAGCTATTTTTTGGTTGATAGTTCCACGGTTGAAAACTTTCATCACCTGTTCAACGTTTAGCATTTTAATGAGCCTCCTTTCCTTGCCGGCCTTCAATCAGAGACGCAAGCTTTTTTCGGAAGCTTGTAGAAACTAAGGCAATGATAACGATGAACGATGTGATTAATTTCAAATCGGTCGGTGCTAAGCCTAACTGCAAGACGAGCGCAATGATCGCGCGATAAATAATGCCGCCGCAGATTACAGCAATGATGGTCCGGCCAATCGAAGAGGTTCCTATCAACACTTCCCCGATAATTACGGATGCTAATCCGGCAACGATCATCCCTACCCCCATGCTGGCATCAGCAAACTGCATATTCTGAGCTACATAGCTTCCGGAAAAGGCGACTAATCCATTAGATAGACTAAGTCCAAGGATCTTCATAAAATCGGTGTTCACCCCAAGGCTTCGAATCATTAGTTCGTTATCCCCTGTAGCCCGTAAGGCAAGTCCCAATTCAGTCTGCAGGAATAAATAAATGACAGTCCCCAGGAATACCACAGAAATCAAGCTGAGCACCAAGATACCGTACTCTTCCATGAATGGCAGCTTAGAAAAGTCGGAGAAGATGGTTCGTGATCCAAGGAGGGAAATATTAGCTTTACCCATCACTCGCAGATTAACAGACCAGAGTGCAGTCATGGTTAAAATTCCTGAGAGTAAAGGGGTGATTTTAAACTTGGTATGAAGTATTCCCGTAAATAACCCGGCGAGGGTCCCGGCAATAAACGCCATTCCAGTGGCCAACCATGGGTCAGTCCCTTTAACGATCATCATCGCTGCAGTAGCTGCACCGAGCGTAAAACTCCCATCCACAGACAAGTCCGCATAATCGAGAATCCGAAACGTCAGATAGACACCTAAAACCATGATAGCATACATTAAACCCTGCTCCATTGTACCGAGGGCTATTTTAGCGAACATCTTCAACACCCCAATTATATTTGCTGCAACTATGGCATAACTATGACTTTCATCTAAACGCGAGATGCCCACTTCTAATTGTAGAAGTGGGATCCCGACTGATATCAAAGACAGGTTGCTTCTATATTATTTAACAAAAGTGGCCTTTTTCGAGATTTCCTCAGGTACCGTTATGCCAAACAAATCAATGGCTGATTGATTGAGCACCGTATCAAAGTCCTTTTGTGCTTCAATTGGCATATCTTGCGGCTTCTCCCCCTTGAGGACCCGAAGCGCCATTTCACCGGTTTGTTTTCCTAAATTTTTATAGTTGATGCCGATTGTTGCTAAAGCGCCTTTATCAACAACGCTGCTCTCCCCGGAGATAATGGGGATTTTGTTCTTGTGTGAGACCTGCACAACTGATTGAGCGGCAGAAACCACCATGTTATCAGTGGGAACATAGATTGCATTAACTTTTCCGATCAAGGATTGGCTGGCTTGTAAAACATCAGCACTGGTGGTGACGGTTGCTTCTACAATCTCTAAGCCAAGCTCAGCGGCAACGTTCTTCGCTATGGCGACTTGCACCTGAGAATTTACTTCTCCTGCGTTATAGATAACTCCGACTTTTTTTACGGTAGGTACCAAGGTCTTCATGAGCTCAAATTGTTCTTTAATAGGGTTCATATCTGTGGTACCTGTAACATTTTTCCCTGGTTTATCCATGCTATTCACAAGTTTTGCTTCTACCGGATCCGTGACAGCGGTGATTAAAATAGGGATATCTGTGCTGGCACTTGCCATAGCCTGGGCAGAAGGAGTAGCAATGGCTAAAACAAGATCCAACTTAGTAGAGGAGAATTTTTGGGTAATCGATTGGAGCATGGACTGATCCCCTTGGGCATTTTGATAGTCAAGTGTGAGGTTTTTATCTTTTTCATAACCGTTTGCTTTAAGTGTTTCCAGGAATCCTTCACGAGCACTGTCTAAGGCAGGGTGTTCAACAATTTGAACGATACCAATCTTTACTTGTTTTTGATCCCCATTTCCGGTTGAGCCGGTTTCAGATTTCGCGGCGCCACATCCTGCTAAACTGAGCAACAATATTAAACTTAACCCGAATGCCAATAGCTTTTTCACCATAATACCTCCTTCATAATTTTGGGCATAAAAAATACACCTCCGCAGAAGTGCTTCGTTGCCCAACTCCTACTGTTCTACCATGCTACCAGTATTTTATTATTTTTATCTTAAGGTATCTGATTAAAGGTGTCAATAATAATTTTTGGTTTTACCTCAATTGTACAAATGAAAGCTAAACAATTATAATTAAGTAGCGCCCTGAGCTAAGCAGGGATAGATATCAATTAAGCTACTGTCGAACAGGAGACGTTAATTAGAATGAAAGAACTAATAACCGAACAGTCACCGCCCCTGGAGCTTTTGGCTCCGGCGGGAAGTTTTGAGGCCTTTAAAGCAGCCGTAGAAAACGGCGCCGATGCTGTTTATCTTGGTGGGAAAAACTTTAGTGCAAGGGCAAGCGCTGCGAATTTTGACCTGGAAGAGCTGCAAAAGGCGGTTCGCTATGCCCATGAACGCCAAGTTAAGGTATATGTGACCGTGAATATTCTTATTGCCGACCAGGAGTTTCAGGAGTTGATGGATTATGTTCATGCTTTATACGAAATAGGGGCCGACGCCGTGATTTTGCAAGATGTAGGGATTGCAGAATTAATTCAGACCATTCTGCCCGAGCTGGAGACCCATGCCAGCACGCAAATGACCGTGAACACAAGTTGGGGTGTTCATCACTTGGAATCTCTTGGCTTTAGCCGGGTTGTGCTGGCACGGGAGACCTCGGCTAAGGAAATGCAAGAGATCGCAGATAAGACGCCGCTGGATATTGAAGTTTTTGTGCATGGTGCACTTTGTATAGGGTATTCAGGACAGTGCCTGATGTCGAGTTTTATTGGCGGGCGGAGCGGAAATAGAGGTACTTGTGCCCAGCCTTGCAGGATGACGTATCAGCTCGTTAATAACGAGAAGCAGGACCTGTTGGCTCAGAAGAATGTTGGAGAACACTTATTAAGTCCCCGGGATTTGAATTTAGCGGAGGAGTTGGCTGAGCTAAAACGAATTGGCATTCACTCTCTTAAAGTAGAAGGCAGAATGAAGCGGCCAGAATACGTAGCAACGGTCATTCGGCTCTATCGGCAAGCTATAGATCGTATCGGGGATCAGCAAGATGGCAGCGAAGCTGCGCCGTTGCTGACCCAAGACGAGCATCAGGAATTATTACAGGTATTTAACCGGGAGTTTACGACGGGTTATCTAAGAGAAAACCAAGGCGCAGAGCTTATGAGCTATAGCCGCCCCAATAATCGGGGAACCCGTCTCGGCCGAGTGGTCCGCTTAGAACATGGACGATTGTCCATTAAGCTGGAGTCCAAATTGCACACGGGAGATGGAATCGAATTTTGGACAGGCCGCGGGCGGGAAGGGATTACTGTTGGTCTGATTTGGAACAATGGAAAAGAGGTTAATGGAGGAGTGCCAGGGGAAACCGTACAGATAGAGTTTTCCGGAACAGCACAATCTGGAGACAGGGTTTTTAAAACCAATGATGCGTTACTCATGGAAAAAGCCCGACAAAGTTTTCAAGAGGGCCGAGAACAGCGGAAAAGCCCGTTAACCATGCGGTTATCCGGACATCTAGGGGATAAATTGTGCTTAGAGGTGGCAGACGCCCGGCGTAC encodes the following:
- a CDS encoding ABC transporter permease, which codes for MFAKIALGTMEQGLMYAIMVLGVYLTFRILDYADLSVDGSFTLGAATAAMMIVKGTDPWLATGMAFIAGTLAGLFTGILHTKFKITPLLSGILTMTALWSVNLRVMGKANISLLGSRTIFSDFSKLPFMEEYGILVLSLISVVFLGTVIYLFLQTELGLALRATGDNELMIRSLGVNTDFMKILGLSLSNGLVAFSGSYVAQNMQFADASMGVGMIVAGLASVIIGEVLIGTSSIGRTIIAVICGGIIYRAIIALVLQLGLAPTDLKLITSFIVIIALVSTSFRKKLASLIEGRQGKEAH
- a CDS encoding ABC transporter ATP-binding protein; protein product: MLNVEQVMKVFNRGTINQKIALDKVNLELLPNDFVTVIGSNGAGKSTLLNAIAGNFPVDSGKISIESADITGLPAHKRADLISRVFQDPLSGTAASMTIEENLIMAFRRGKGRRLRRAIGSKERDLFRMELEKLGLGLENRLTNRVSLLSGGQRQALTLLMATLLKPKLLLLDEHTAALDPKTAEKVLALTAGVTEQQQLTTLMITHNLDHALTFGNRTIMMHEGRVILDIKGQDRTNMTITRLLEMFEKASGSHINSDRMILA
- a CDS encoding DUF3656 domain-containing U32 family peptidase; the protein is MKELITEQSPPLELLAPAGSFEAFKAAVENGADAVYLGGKNFSARASAANFDLEELQKAVRYAHERQVKVYVTVNILIADQEFQELMDYVHALYEIGADAVILQDVGIAELIQTILPELETHASTQMTVNTSWGVHHLESLGFSRVVLARETSAKEMQEIADKTPLDIEVFVHGALCIGYSGQCLMSSFIGGRSGNRGTCAQPCRMTYQLVNNEKQDLLAQKNVGEHLLSPRDLNLAEELAELKRIGIHSLKVEGRMKRPEYVATVIRLYRQAIDRIGDQQDGSEAAPLLTQDEHQELLQVFNREFTTGYLRENQGAELMSYSRPNNRGTRLGRVVRLEHGRLSIKLESKLHTGDGIEFWTGRGREGITVGLIWNNGKEVNGGVPGETVQIEFSGTAQSGDRVFKTNDALLMEKARQSFQEGREQRKSPLTMRLSGHLGDKLCLEVADARRTTTVFSASAAQKALKRPLTLDYAFQQLGRLGTTPFWLDKLELEIDEDIMLPVSELNEMRRLAVERLLKTEPRQRVDKQVYKQRIQQWKQRQADDRARFNKNTDTVPQISVAVSDRLTMEAALKAGAQRVLIGGEHWRSRGAFSLEEIQTSIKTCRRQGIDCVWRLPRVLNQAQSERLLLDLKKAAGWGETPNVMVANLGELELLKSINPDWPFEVDYSLNVFNEASLAYFYRQGAKKITLSPELHHEQLAHLAKWQGAEVIVFGDLEMMVSEYCPVGSTLGGKKGEHCNRACVKEPYFLRDRMRYDFPVETDQECRMHLFNVKILNLYEELAQIRRMGFSTIRLQLTRQTPTQVHQIVRLFNEAWDGLKVGKKGMSASNDGMSELAALFPEGFTKGHFFRGVL
- a CDS encoding ABC transporter substrate-binding protein, producing the protein MVKKLLAFGLSLILLLSLAGCGAAKSETGSTGNGDQKQVKIGIVQIVEHPALDSAREGFLETLKANGYEKDKNLTLDYQNAQGDQSMLQSITQKFSSTKLDLVLAIATPSAQAMASASTDIPILITAVTDPVEAKLVNSMDKPGKNVTGTTDMNPIKEQFELMKTLVPTVKKVGVIYNAGEVNSQVQVAIAKNVAAELGLEIVEATVTTSADVLQASQSLIGKVNAIYVPTDNMVVSAAQSVVQVSHKNKIPIISGESSVVDKGALATIGINYKNLGKQTGEMALRVLKGEKPQDMPIEAQKDFDTVLNQSAIDLFGITVPEEISKKATFVK